From the Solanum stenotomum isolate F172 chromosome 4, ASM1918654v1, whole genome shotgun sequence genome, one window contains:
- the LOC125862479 gene encoding phytochrome-interacting ankyrin-repeat protein 2-like — MQEERSNISRRSRRMQIITGGYMDDRGWTLLHIVARKGDLKEVKRLLKEGMDANVTAGGPKTLGVTPLHLAAKGGHVRVMDELLERGADIDARTKGVCGWTPLHHAAKERKRKAIKFLIRNGAFLPDEIHDIRFNPPLHYCPGLEWAYEEMKLLQLESSSSNTSGN; from the exons atgCAAGAAGAGCGATCGAATATAAGTAGGCGATCGAGACGAATGCAGATTATTACAGGCGGTTATATGGATGATCGAGGTTGGACTCTACTTCATATTGTTGCTAGGAAAGGTGACCTGAAAGAG GTCAAGAGACTTCTTAAAGAAGGCATGGATGCAAATGTGACTGCAGGGGGGCCTAAAACACTTGGTGTGACTCCACTTCATCTAGCTGCTAAGGGTGGTCATGTTCGAGTTATGGATgagttgctcgagagaggtgCTGATATTGATGCAAGAACCAAAGGTGTCTGTGGAT GGACTCCACTCCATCATGCAgctaaagaaagaaagaggaaagCAATCAAATTCTTGATCAGAAACGGTGCATTTTTGCCAGATGAAATCCATGATATCAGGTTCAATCCTCCACTTCACTATTGTCCTGGTCTCGAATGGGCTTACGAGGAGATGAAACTGCTGCAACTAGAGAGTTCATCCTCTAACACCTCAGGAAACTGA
- the LOC125862807 gene encoding uncharacterized acetyltransferase At3g50280-like, translating to MEEIQIISTCLVRASSNSNNGNKHISQNIDMTPWDLQFLLVGIIQKGLLFKKPTPQQQNNLVKSLNSLSLVDHLKASLSRTLDFFPPLAGRFSTTKNPNDNTMTSFSITCNNSGAEFIHAIAPELTVKEILESCYVPTIVHSLFPLNKVRNVQCVTKPLLGVQVTELVDGYFIGCSMSHSLGDGTCFWHFFNSWSEVTRGSELISRFPALERWFPQNINPPIYFPLELGDEKLYECIDMPILKERIFHLSKENVCKLKAKANSEMGTKSISSLQAFLAHLWRYLFLILFHAIQNLMCLLFQFLCSLIMKMYPIFIGYIYSGLIF from the coding sequence atggaagaaattcAAATCATCTCTACTTGTTTAGTTAGAGCATCTTCAAACTCAAACAATGGCAACAAACACATTTCCCAAAACATTGATATGACACCATGGGATTTACAATTCCTCCTTGTTGGCATAATTCAAAAAGGCCTTCTTTTCAAGAAACCAACTccacaacaacaaaacaacTTGGTCAAATCACTCAActctctttctttagttgatcATTTGAAAGCCTCGCTTTCACGTACCTTAGACTTTTTCCCACCACTAGCCGGGCGATTCTCCACTACCAAAAACCCTAATGACAACACAATGACTTCTTTCTCCATCACTTGTAATAACTCTGGAGCTGAATTCATTCATGCGATCGCTCCAGAGTTAACAGTAAAAGAGATTCTTGAATCTTGTTACGTGCCAACTATAGTACATTCCCTTTTTCCACTAAATAAAGTACGTAACGTGCAATGTGTTACAAAGCCTCTACTTGGAGTACAAGTAACCGAGCTCGTAGATGGTTACTTTATTGGTTGCAGTATGAGTCATAGCCTCGGGGATGGAACTTGTTTCTggcatttttttaattcttggTCCGAAGTAACACGTGGATCTGAGTTAATTAGTCGATTTCCGGCTTTAGAAAGATGGTTTCCTCAAAATATAAATCCACCAATTTACTTCCCTTTGGAATTGGGTGATGAAAAATTATATGAGTGTATAGATATGCCAATATTGAAGGAAAGGATTTTTCATCTAAGTAAAGAAAATGTGTGTAAATTGAAAGCAAAAGCTAACTCTGAAATGGGTACTAAGTCCATTTCTTCTCTACAAGCTTTCTTGGCTCATCTATGGaggtatttatttttaattttatttcatgcGATTCAAAATCTAATGTGCCTAttgtttcaatttctttgttcattAATCATGAAGATGTATCCAATCTTTATAGGATACATCTATTCGGGgttgattttttaa